The Geoalkalibacter sp. genome has a segment encoding these proteins:
- a CDS encoding response regulator transcription factor: MSKKKILIVEDEESLLKLESILLTSKGFEVRGVANGRAAITGLQDDMPDLVLLDIMLPEMDGFEVCRHIKQNPLTRHIPVIMLTAKKTREDMERGREVGADCYITKPFKSAMVIETIQRYLAK, translated from the coding sequence GTGTCCAAGAAAAAAATCCTGATCGTGGAAGATGAAGAAAGTCTTCTCAAACTTGAAAGTATTCTTCTGACCTCCAAGGGGTTTGAAGTTCGGGGGGTGGCCAACGGTCGCGCGGCCATCACCGGTTTGCAGGACGATATGCCGGATCTGGTGCTGCTCGACATCATGCTGCCCGAAATGGACGGCTTCGAGGTCTGTCGCCACATCAAGCAGAACCCGCTGACGCGGCATATTCCGGTCATCATGCTGACCGCCAAGAAAACCCGCGAGGATATGGAGCGGGGTCGCGAGGTGGGGGCCGACTGCTACATCACCAAGCCCTTCAAATCGGCCATGGTGATCGAAACCATTCAGAGGTATCTGGCCAAATGA
- a CDS encoding chemotaxis protein CheW, producing the protein MMQVSGGVPRPGAKQEGARREAQLACFRLGSEFYALDIMKIREIIKPQKLTPVPRAPSFVEGVINLRGAVIPVVDMRRRFGLPVDPHQQKSRIIICSLSEKIIGLMVDEVTEVRNFTREEVQPPPHFMQSAATDFMIGVCRVRGELLIILDVEKILTSDEKIDFATLQLSKSS; encoded by the coding sequence ATGATGCAGGTCTCTGGAGGTGTCCCGCGACCCGGCGCCAAACAGGAAGGGGCGCGCCGAGAGGCCCAGTTGGCCTGTTTTCGCCTCGGCTCCGAATTTTACGCCCTCGACATCATGAAGATCCGCGAGATCATCAAGCCGCAGAAGTTGACTCCGGTGCCGCGCGCGCCCTCTTTTGTCGAAGGGGTCATCAATCTGCGCGGCGCGGTCATTCCCGTGGTCGACATGCGACGTCGTTTCGGCCTGCCCGTTGACCCACATCAGCAGAAAAGCCGCATCATCATCTGTTCTCTCTCGGAAAAGATCATCGGCCTCATGGTCGACGAGGTCACTGAAGTGAGAAATTTCACGCGGGAGGAAGTTCAGCCCCCGCCTCATTTCATGCAAAGCGCCGCGACGGATTTCATGATCGGGGTGTGCCGGGTGCGCGGTGAGCTTCTGATCATTCTCGATGTGGAAAAGATTCTGACCAGCGATGAAAAGATCGATTTCGCGACGCTGCAACTCAGCAAGTCCTCCTGA
- a CDS encoding ExeA family protein yields MYEGFFGFREKPFSKTPDPRFLYLSRSHREALARMLFAVEERDLALLTGGIGCGKTTISRALMDQLDGAFKVILLINPRLTPLEFLRTLARHLGEEEPSSFKTDLLEQIGTKLYALFQQGICPVLVIDEAQLVPHKETFDEIRLLTNFQLDDRNLLSVILMGQPELRQRLAHRVYEPLRQRIGMQFELKSLSREETEQYLDFRLQVAGGQPGLFLPPAVDRIHNFAQGVPRRINHAASLALIEGFGRNARRIDGAIVDAVMDELQLFH; encoded by the coding sequence ATGTATGAGGGCTTTTTCGGTTTTCGCGAAAAACCCTTCAGCAAGACGCCCGATCCGCGTTTTCTGTATCTGAGCCGCTCGCACCGCGAGGCTCTGGCGCGCATGCTGTTCGCCGTCGAGGAGCGCGATCTCGCCCTGTTGACCGGCGGCATCGGCTGCGGCAAGACCACCATCTCGCGGGCACTGATGGATCAGCTCGACGGCGCGTTCAAGGTGATCCTGCTCATCAATCCGCGTCTGACGCCGCTGGAGTTTCTGCGCACCCTGGCGCGGCACCTGGGGGAAGAGGAGCCCTCGAGTTTCAAGACCGACCTGCTGGAGCAGATCGGGACAAAGCTCTACGCCTTGTTTCAACAGGGGATCTGTCCGGTGCTGGTCATCGACGAGGCGCAATTGGTGCCGCACAAGGAAACCTTTGATGAAATCCGGCTGCTGACCAATTTTCAGCTCGATGACCGCAATCTGCTCAGCGTGATTCTCATGGGCCAACCCGAGCTGCGGCAAAGATTGGCGCATCGCGTCTATGAGCCCTTGCGTCAGCGCATCGGCATGCAGTTCGAGCTCAAGAGCCTGAGTCGCGAGGAAACGGAGCAGTATCTGGATTTTCGCCTGCAGGTCGCCGGAGGGCAGCCGGGGTTGTTTCTGCCGCCGGCGGTGGATCGCATCCACAATTTCGCGCAAGGGGTGCCGCGCCGCATCAATCATGCCGCCTCCCTCGCGCTGATTGAAGGATTTGGTCGCAATGCCCGCCGAATCGATGGCGCCATCGTCGATGCCGTGATGGATGAGCTGCAACTTTTTCACTGA
- a CDS encoding chemotaxis protein CheW — protein sequence MIDLAEIRRKARQEKTGSSAEVAGPQPTSAPAMRNAVQGAPRVIEPASPQAVAPASGAGEPCEALERLFSAENSLQVVNEEIYFQGLTGSKLQETEKRREWLTFCLGNEVYALDINGVAEIIKPRDMTEIPRVPEFLLGIISLRGLIIPVFDLKRRLRLGAAVETATSRIIVCQNKDLTAGLLVDSITQVVRIAERNIEPPPTMMPDLDVDLVEGVGRHQGSFLILLNLDGILRAGVTVR from the coding sequence ATGATCGATCTCGCCGAGATTCGCAGGAAAGCACGCCAGGAAAAAACCGGATCGTCCGCGGAGGTGGCCGGGCCGCAACCCACTTCAGCGCCCGCGATGCGCAATGCGGTGCAAGGAGCTCCCAGGGTCATTGAGCCCGCATCGCCTCAGGCGGTTGCACCGGCGTCGGGTGCCGGCGAGCCCTGCGAGGCGCTTGAGCGTTTGTTCTCCGCCGAGAACAGCCTGCAAGTCGTTAATGAAGAGATATACTTTCAAGGCCTAACGGGCAGCAAGCTGCAGGAAACGGAAAAGCGTCGCGAGTGGTTGACCTTTTGCCTGGGCAACGAGGTCTACGCGCTGGATATCAATGGGGTGGCCGAAATCATCAAGCCCCGCGACATGACGGAGATTCCACGGGTACCGGAATTTCTGCTGGGCATCATCAGTCTGCGCGGCTTGATCATTCCCGTTTTTGATCTCAAGCGCCGTTTGCGTCTGGGAGCCGCCGTGGAAACCGCCACCTCCCGCATCATCGTCTGTCAGAACAAGGATTTGACCGCCGGTCTGCTCGTCGATAGCATTACCCAGGTGGTGCGTATCGCCGAACGCAACATCGAACCGCCGCCGACCATGATGCCCGATCTCGATGTCGACCTGGTCGAGGGCGTCGGCCGCCACCAGGGCAGTTTTCTTATTTTGCTGAATCTCGATGGAATTCTCCGTGCAGGGGTCACTGTCAGGTAG
- a CDS encoding HEAT repeat domain-containing protein, with the protein METQLRSSNEEERIEALRRIRQQDLPLSMAALGQALGDPSWRVRKEAVACFLAGAHRRWAAEDAIALLHSEDNAGLRNAAMEALVGLGPSAVPALKAEMSCADVDVRKFVLDILGEIGDEVSIGTLVDALRDPDINVATAAVENLGKLRAREAIPALLAAMEKNDFSWRFTLLEALAQIGERIALAPLAAFRQDRLLRKALFDCLGSVGDRDAIALLVEGLGDDMRKCREAAALALVRLAENFGAEVRDGLSRQAQTTLATTVADLLQSRDRSVQESAVRILGWIGDSSAAQRLLPMLADEAFGARVYEALMGMGSEVVCDLVKHNLGQNPELDAYLVYLAGESRCLDLGAQLACGLKSADVQMRLVTARTLGKIGGVEVVEALLDALDDGFEEVRDAAANALAAIGRKDPTRVLGKIAPLVEATRDVVRGSAVKVLGEIGDVSSRPYLSMAFKDASPAVRQAAVRALASCGGDDMVADLKLALTDENSEVRALAAENLGMARDADVVDILGLALGDEDIWVRTHAVRSLSRIGGERARALLHGAVQDPVGLVAIAALEALVEVDPRQAQDALLEALDHPDEEVVKTALQCLGRLEAGAWVPRVASKMINHPQWGVRLALTSMLQSQDSPEVLSLLEARLSIEGDELVRQALEALLSRSAGSKNKGMGR; encoded by the coding sequence ATGGAAACGCAACTCAGATCCTCCAACGAGGAAGAGCGTATCGAGGCCTTGCGGCGCATCCGTCAGCAGGATCTGCCCCTGTCCATGGCCGCCCTCGGCCAGGCCCTGGGCGATCCCAGTTGGCGCGTGCGCAAGGAGGCCGTGGCCTGTTTTCTCGCCGGAGCCCATCGCCGCTGGGCGGCCGAGGACGCCATCGCCTTGTTGCATTCCGAGGACAATGCCGGGCTGCGCAATGCCGCCATGGAGGCCTTGGTCGGTTTGGGACCCTCGGCGGTTCCCGCGCTCAAGGCCGAGATGTCCTGCGCGGATGTGGATGTGCGAAAATTCGTTCTGGATATCCTTGGAGAAATCGGGGATGAGGTATCCATCGGAACCCTGGTGGACGCCTTGCGCGACCCGGATATCAACGTCGCCACCGCGGCGGTGGAAAATCTCGGCAAACTAAGAGCGCGCGAGGCCATCCCCGCGCTTCTCGCCGCCATGGAAAAAAATGATTTCAGTTGGCGCTTCACCCTGCTTGAAGCCCTGGCCCAGATCGGCGAACGCATTGCGCTGGCTCCCTTGGCGGCATTTCGGCAGGATCGGCTGTTGCGCAAGGCGCTCTTTGACTGCCTGGGCAGCGTCGGTGACCGCGACGCCATCGCCCTGCTCGTCGAAGGGCTCGGGGATGATATGCGCAAATGCCGGGAGGCGGCCGCCCTGGCCCTGGTGCGTTTGGCCGAGAACTTCGGCGCCGAGGTGCGCGACGGTCTTTCGCGCCAGGCCCAGACGACCCTGGCCACCACCGTCGCCGATCTTCTCCAAAGCCGTGACCGCAGCGTTCAGGAATCCGCCGTGCGCATTCTCGGCTGGATCGGCGACAGCTCCGCCGCGCAGCGTCTTCTGCCGATGCTGGCGGATGAAGCCTTCGGCGCGCGAGTCTATGAGGCCCTGATGGGCATGGGTTCCGAGGTGGTCTGTGATCTGGTCAAGCACAACCTGGGACAGAATCCGGAACTCGATGCCTATCTGGTCTATCTGGCCGGGGAAAGCCGGTGCCTCGACCTTGGTGCGCAGCTGGCTTGCGGCCTGAAATCCGCGGATGTGCAGATGCGGCTGGTCACGGCGCGCACTCTGGGAAAGATCGGCGGCGTCGAGGTGGTCGAGGCGCTGCTCGATGCTCTGGACGATGGGTTTGAAGAGGTGCGCGATGCCGCCGCCAACGCCTTGGCCGCCATCGGCCGGAAAGACCCCACGCGGGTCCTGGGCAAGATCGCGCCCCTGGTGGAAGCCACGCGCGATGTCGTGCGCGGTTCCGCGGTGAAAGTTCTCGGGGAGATCGGCGATGTCTCCAGTCGCCCCTATCTCTCCATGGCCTTCAAGGATGCCTCGCCCGCCGTGCGCCAGGCCGCGGTTCGGGCTCTGGCGAGTTGTGGCGGCGACGACATGGTTGCCGATCTGAAGCTGGCGCTGACCGATGAGAATTCCGAGGTGCGCGCCCTGGCGGCGGAAAATCTCGGCATGGCGCGGGACGCGGACGTGGTTGACATTCTTGGTCTGGCCCTGGGCGACGAGGATATCTGGGTGCGCACCCATGCGGTTCGCTCCCTGAGCCGCATCGGCGGCGAGCGCGCCCGCGCGCTGTTGCACGGCGCGGTTCAGGATCCCGTGGGTCTGGTGGCGATCGCCGCTCTGGAGGCCCTGGTCGAGGTCGATCCGCGACAGGCGCAAGACGCGTTGCTGGAGGCCCTCGATCATCCCGACGAAGAGGTGGTGAAGACGGCTTTGCAATGCCTGGGACGCCTGGAGGCCGGTGCATGGGTGCCGCGCGTTGCGAGCAAAATGATCAATCATCCGCAATGGGGGGTGCGCCTGGCGCTGACCTCCATGCTCCAGAGCCAGGACAGCCCGGAGGTGCTTTCGCTGCTCGAAGCACGCCTGAGCATCGAAGGCGATGAGCTTGTGCGGCAGGCCCTCGAGGCCTTGCTGTCGCGATCAGCCGGCAGCAAAAACAAGGGGATGGGACGTTGA
- a CDS encoding chemotaxis protein CheA: MADKSTQALKEFLGEAEDILESLSSDLMELAEAGVGGDADPDLLNSIFRGAHSLKGLSGMFGFVDISDLSHQMESVLDSLRLGKVPLDQTLIEVLFEALEILGRLVHGKSESADFTVDVGPVVKNLEGVLSGGGEREGQDPFAGLDIERSVLDVLTEYEEHRLLENLKKGRNLFRVLTCFKLTTFDTDLGEITEILKKDGEVISTLPSADSEMDDAIAFQILVGSALGLDDMAALLDREGVRVEAIGQKKTKGAAPQVSKPVSSSVAKANPIPADIPGKTSDGGSSMRSISRMVRVDIDKLDVLMNIVGELVIAKGTIAELSDRLRADGHGLAGELIKATRILERRLAELQKGVMEVRMVPISQLFDKMARVVRRMAGDVGKKINLEIRGAETELDKLITEDLSDPLLHIIRNAIDHGIETPDERIAAGKSEIGQVGLRAMQKGNHVVIEIRDDGRGIAAEKVRKKAVERGLIDENAELSQEEIFDLIFLPGFSTADKVSELSGRGVGMDVVKNNIAALSGMIDIASRPGEGTTLTITLPITLAIIKALIIRVQDKEFAIPITSVMETLMVERGAVRTIEGREVIELRESTLPLLRLSRIFQLPPMPGEGSRPCFVVVAGMADKRLGLVVDELLGQQDVVIKPLGNILSFVRGFAGAAEMGNRKTILVLDVGSLMSESLRGELSAHV; this comes from the coding sequence TTGGCGGACAAATCCACGCAGGCGCTCAAGGAATTTCTGGGTGAGGCCGAGGATATCCTGGAAAGCCTCAGCTCCGATTTGATGGAATTGGCCGAGGCGGGCGTCGGCGGTGATGCCGATCCCGATCTGCTCAACAGTATTTTTCGCGGTGCCCATTCCCTCAAGGGGCTTTCGGGAATGTTCGGATTTGTCGATATCTCCGATCTGTCCCACCAAATGGAGAGCGTGCTCGACAGCCTGCGCCTGGGTAAGGTGCCCCTGGATCAGACCCTGATCGAGGTGCTGTTCGAGGCCCTGGAAATTCTCGGTCGTTTGGTCCACGGCAAGAGCGAATCCGCGGATTTCACGGTCGATGTCGGCCCGGTCGTGAAAAACCTCGAAGGCGTGCTGAGCGGGGGAGGCGAGCGGGAGGGGCAAGATCCCTTCGCCGGCCTGGACATCGAGCGATCGGTGCTCGACGTTCTCACGGAATATGAAGAGCACCGGTTGCTGGAAAATCTCAAGAAGGGCCGCAATCTCTTTCGCGTCCTGACCTGTTTCAAGCTGACCACCTTCGATACCGACCTGGGCGAGATCACCGAGATTCTCAAAAAAGACGGAGAGGTGATCAGCACCCTGCCCAGCGCCGACAGCGAGATGGATGACGCCATCGCCTTCCAGATTCTCGTCGGATCCGCCCTTGGCCTCGACGACATGGCGGCGCTGCTTGACCGTGAAGGCGTGCGGGTCGAGGCCATCGGACAGAAAAAAACCAAGGGCGCCGCCCCTCAGGTTTCCAAACCCGTTTCTTCTTCCGTCGCCAAGGCCAATCCAATCCCTGCCGACATCCCCGGAAAAACCTCCGACGGCGGCTCTTCCATGCGCTCCATCAGTCGCATGGTTCGGGTGGACATCGACAAACTCGACGTGCTCATGAATATCGTCGGCGAGTTGGTCATCGCCAAGGGAACCATCGCCGAATTGTCGGATCGGCTCAGGGCCGACGGGCATGGTCTCGCCGGTGAACTGATCAAGGCGACCCGCATTCTCGAGCGACGCCTGGCGGAGTTGCAGAAAGGTGTCATGGAGGTGCGCATGGTGCCCATCAGTCAGCTTTTCGACAAGATGGCGCGGGTCGTGCGGCGCATGGCAGGCGATGTCGGCAAGAAAATCAATCTTGAAATCCGCGGCGCCGAAACCGAGTTGGACAAGCTGATCACCGAGGATCTCTCCGATCCGCTGCTGCATATTATCCGCAATGCCATCGATCACGGCATCGAAACGCCCGATGAGCGGATCGCCGCCGGCAAGTCCGAAATCGGACAGGTTGGTCTGCGCGCCATGCAGAAGGGCAACCACGTGGTCATCGAAATCCGCGACGACGGCCGCGGCATCGCCGCGGAAAAGGTCCGCAAAAAGGCCGTGGAGAGGGGGCTTATCGACGAAAACGCGGAACTGAGTCAGGAAGAGATCTTCGATCTGATTTTTCTGCCAGGGTTTTCCACCGCCGACAAGGTGAGTGAGCTTTCCGGGCGAGGCGTGGGCATGGATGTGGTCAAGAACAACATCGCCGCGCTCTCGGGCATGATCGATATCGCCAGCCGTCCCGGCGAGGGAACGACCCTGACCATCACCCTGCCCATCACCCTGGCCATCATCAAGGCGCTCATCATCCGCGTGCAGGACAAGGAATTCGCCATCCCCATCACCTCGGTCATGGAAACCCTGATGGTGGAGCGCGGTGCGGTGCGCACCATCGAAGGGCGCGAGGTCATCGAGTTGCGCGAAAGCACTTTGCCCCTACTGCGCCTCTCGCGCATTTTTCAATTGCCGCCGATGCCGGGCGAAGGTTCGCGGCCCTGCTTCGTGGTGGTCGCGGGCATGGCCGACAAGCGCCTCGGCCTGGTGGTCGATGAGCTTCTCGGCCAGCAGGATGTGGTGATCAAGCCCCTGGGCAATATCCTGTCTTTCGTGCGGGGATTTGCCGGGGCCGCCGAGATGGGCAACCGCAAGACCATTCTGGTGCTGGACGTGGGCAGTCTGATGAGTGAATCCCTGCGCGGAGAGTTGTCGGCTCATGTATGA